From Pseudomonas poae, the proteins below share one genomic window:
- a CDS encoding S41 family peptidase: MLHLSRLTSLALTIALVIGAPLAFAGQAAPTAPAATAATTKAPLPLDELRTFAEVMDRIKAAYVEPVDDKTLLENAIKGMLSNLDPHSAYLGPEDFAELQESTSGEFGGLGIEVGAEDGNIKVVSPIDDTPASKAGIQAGDFIVKINGQPTRGQTMTEAVDKMRGKIGQKITLTLVRDGGNPFDVTLTRATIVVKSVKSQLLESGYGYIRITQFQVKTGDEVAKALAKLRKDNGKKLSGIVLDLRNNPGGVLQAAVEVVDHFITKGLIVYTKGRIANSELRFSATGNDLSENVPLAVLINGGSASASEIVAGALQDQKRGVLMGTTSFGKGSVQTVLPLNNERALKITTALYYTPNGRSIQAQGIVPDIEVRKAKITNEVDSEYYKEADLQGHLGNGNGGADQPTGSGAKAKPMPQDDDYQLAQALSLLKGLSITRSR; the protein is encoded by the coding sequence ATGCTGCATTTGTCCCGCCTCACTTCGCTGGCCCTGACGATCGCCCTGGTGATCGGCGCGCCTCTGGCTTTCGCCGGCCAGGCCGCTCCAACTGCACCCGCCGCCACGGCCGCGACCACCAAGGCCCCGTTGCCGCTGGACGAGCTGCGCACCTTTGCCGAGGTCATGGACCGGATCAAGGCAGCCTATGTCGAACCCGTAGACGACAAGACCCTGCTCGAAAATGCGATCAAGGGCATGCTCAGCAACCTCGACCCGCACTCCGCCTACCTGGGCCCGGAAGATTTCGCCGAGCTGCAGGAAAGCACCAGCGGTGAGTTCGGCGGCCTGGGCATCGAGGTTGGTGCCGAAGACGGCAACATCAAGGTCGTGTCGCCGATCGACGACACCCCGGCGTCCAAGGCCGGCATCCAGGCCGGCGACTTTATCGTCAAAATCAATGGCCAGCCGACCCGTGGCCAGACCATGACCGAAGCCGTCGACAAGATGCGCGGCAAGATTGGCCAGAAAATCACCCTGACCCTGGTGCGCGACGGCGGCAACCCGTTTGACGTGACGCTGACCCGCGCCACCATTGTGGTCAAGAGCGTGAAGAGCCAGTTGCTGGAATCGGGCTACGGTTACATCCGCATCACCCAGTTCCAGGTCAAGACCGGCGACGAAGTGGCCAAGGCCCTGGCCAAGCTGCGCAAAGACAACGGCAAGAAGCTCAGCGGTATCGTGCTCGACCTGCGCAACAACCCGGGCGGCGTGCTGCAGGCGGCGGTGGAAGTGGTCGACCATTTCATCACCAAGGGCCTGATCGTCTACACCAAGGGCCGTATCGCCAACTCCGAACTGCGCTTCTCGGCTACCGGCAACGACCTCAGCGAAAACGTGCCATTGGCCGTGCTGATCAACGGCGGCAGCGCCTCGGCCTCGGAGATCGTCGCCGGCGCCCTGCAAGACCAGAAACGCGGTGTATTGATGGGCACCACCAGCTTCGGCAAGGGCTCGGTACAAACCGTGCTGCCGCTGAACAACGAGCGCGCGCTGAAGATCACCACCGCGTTGTACTACACGCCGAACGGCCGCTCGATCCAGGCCCAGGGCATCGTTCCGGATATCGAAGTGCGCAAGGCCAAGATCACCAACGAGGTCGACAGCGAGTACTACAAGGAAGCAGACCTGCAAGGTCACCTGGGCAATGGCAACGGCGGCGCCGACCAGCCGACCGGCAGCGGCGCCAAAGCCAAGCCGATGCCGCAGGACGACGACTACCAGCTGGCCCAGGCACTGAGCCTGCTTAAAGGCCTGAGCATCACGCGCAGCCGTTGA